The Chryseobacterium glaciei DNA window ATTCATTTACCATAATTTGCGGAGAAATTCCGTTGCTGTAACCTCCTTCCCCATTGGCATTGAAAACTTTATAAATAACAGGATGAATCTGCCATGTGACCTTTTTAGGTTTTCGTTTATCTTCAATGGCAAAACCTGCCATGTCTTTTCCTAATGTAACCTGGCCAATCTGAGTCACTTGCAGATAAGGTTTTAAATTATTAATAACAATTTCCGAAGCCGAAGCTGTGTTGTTTGAAGTAAGAATATAAACTTTATTCAAACCTAATGCATTGGCGTGAAGCGTATTAAAATCAAGTGCATTGGGATCGTATGCAATTTGTTGTGCAAATGTTCTTTTTACTTCGCCCCCGTTTTTATTTCCTTTATAGGTAATAAATTGTGAATTGGCTGTTATCCCCGACGGAATCAGCGAACAAAGCGCTGCCGCAGACGAAACCGAACCACCATAATTGTACCGAAGATCAAGAATTAATTCCTGTACTCCTGCAGCTTTAAATTCGATAAACTTTTGATTCAAAGTCTGTGTCATCCCATCCGGAAAGTCGTAAATGTAAAGATATCCGGTCTTTTTACCGTTTTCTTCAAAAATTTTAGACATCACCGACTGTTCAAAGGAATATCCGTAATAAACGGTTATATTTTTTTCATTAACAATTGTATTATTTTGCCAGTCTCCAACGGTCAATTCAAAAACGGTCTGATTAGGAATTGATGAGGTTAACTGCTCCGCATTAGAAGCTGTGATCAGTGTTCCGTTGATTTTTTTGATCATCATTCCTCTTTTTAATCCAGCATTCATGGCAGGTGAATTATTAAGAACGAGTTTTATGACCGTCACTACGTCGCCATTTCCCAACTGTAAAATAGCATAGTCAAAACCGTACATATTGCGGATAGAACGCGGATAGGTAGAAGAATCCTGTGTATCAACAATATAGGAAAAACGATCCTGCGGCGACAGTAAACTCTGAAAAAAGTCTTTGACAGAAAGATGGTAATCCGGTTTTGCAGGCATCTGATCTGCCCAATAATAATAGCGTTTCATGCTGTCCTGAACCCAGACATTTTTATATTCCGTGCTGCCTTCCGGAAAATCGGGAATTCCTTCATCTGCGTCTCTGCACGATACAAAACTGATGCCTATTACTAAAATAAGCAATACACGAAATTGTAAAAAACTCTTGATTTTTTTCATCGTTTTATAGATAATCTGCTACGTCTATATCACCTTTTACGACCAATACTCCGTTCTCCATTTTTTCCTGAAGGACAATCATATTGGCGCCAATATCCTGTTTTACTTTCACCTGAATAAGTCCGGAACCTGCGTAAGGTTCTGTCGTTCCGGGTTTGTATAATTCCAAATACACCGGAGCCGTTGTGCTGAAAAAATTATAGATTTTCACAGCGGTAAAATTATCTTTTCCGATATTTTCAAATTCTGCCAGAACTACTCCGTTTTCCCTTTTCAGAACGCCTTTAACATCATTTAAAGAAGAGCCTGAGAATTCTCCCAAATTCGGGAAAATAAACTCAAAACCTACTTTTCCTAGATTAACTTGAGGTTTAACGGCATAAGTTTTAAGGAAAATTCCGGGAAGATTAAAGAAGCTCAGATTTTTATAATCTCCTGCATTGTTGTAATTTATATTGTATTTCGCTATTTGAGCGCCTGTTTCATTATTGTAGATTGCCAATTCATCAGTTTCGCCTTTATCCAGCACAAACTGAAGCTGTGTTTCTATTTTATCGCTGTAAGAAAATTTTCCGTTAATAGATATCGGTGATCCGTTAAGTCTTAATTGAAGAATATCCGGTTTAGAAAATCCTTTAATATTGACTTCCGCAGGTTTTTGAGCTTTATCATATACCTCTAATGTATCGTTATCGGTACAGGAAAATAGTAATGTAAATAGTATCAGTGTTATGATATTTTTCATCTATATTATTTTAAACTATAAAAAATTTAAACTTAAAAAATTGCCCTACCCAAGAAGCAGGGCAATGGATTATAAAAAAAAACTAAATTGGATGTTTGTAACTAAATTTTATATATAAGCTGTTTGACAGGGTTATTTATTTTTAAAATTTTCATGGTTTTTAAAAACATCTTAGTGTTTAAAAGGAAAATTGGTTATTTTTTTGAATGTCCGCTTTTAGTAATAACATTTTTAACGCGAAGAGCGCAAAGATTTCTTTAATTATTTCAAATTGCGGCTCATCACATTATTTTTTGATAAACTTCAGCTTTTCTGATGTGTTTCCGTCAGAAACCTCAGCAAAATAAATACCTGCAGAAAGCGCTGAAACATTCATGGTTTTCGAATATTTAGTCATTAAAACTTTTTGTCCTGCCATGTTGTAAATTGAAACCGTAGTGGTATTTTCTTTTAATTTCGGATTAAGCTGTAGTTGTAGAGAATTTGTTACAGGATTTTCCATTATTTTGGTTAAGTTTTTAACTTCTTTTACATCTTTTGTGTTTAAAACTGAAGAATAAATAGAAATCTCATCAATATTGATATTCTGAGAATTAGGAGCCGAACCAGATGATATTCTGTTTGACCATAAACCGATGTAAATCTTTTTTCCTGCAAAAGCCGAAATATTAACTAAAGATTCAGCAAACTGAGTAAGATCTGTTGGTAAAGTTGCACTGGCACTAAATCTATATGTTGCCCCACCTGCATTTTGTGCATCTGTTGCCAATTGTTGAAAATCAGACAATTCAGGCACTTGTTTTTGAGGGGTGCTCACAAAAATATAAATATCTCTGCTTACACTTGTATGGGTAGATCTTTGTCTTCCGATATAACCTGCCAATGTGATAGTTCCTCCCGCTCCTGTAAGATCGATCTCAGGTGAAATGATCCAATCATTTTCGGCTGCAAATCCGGTTGCATTTCCGCTGGGCACCAAGTTGATCGAATGACGTAGAACTCCAGAAGTTCCGTACGTCAAAGCTGTCCCGTTGTAATAAATATTTGGTCCTTGAAGCCATTTGTTTCCATTTCCGTTTAGATCATGGAAAGTCCATCCCTGTAGAGAAGCAGGTGTGTCAAATGTATTACTCCAAACAAGATATTGTGCAAATATTGCTTGTGATAATAATAGAATAGATAATAAAATTAATTTTTTCATAATACCAATTATTAAAGTTTTTTTGTTTGTAATAAAAGCAGGGAATGGCAATAATACCATCCCTGCATTTAAGAAATTATTCTTGGATTGAGAAGTCATATTTTGTCCAGATACCTGTGAAATCACCA harbors:
- a CDS encoding S41 family peptidase, with product MKKIKSFLQFRVLLILVIGISFVSCRDADEGIPDFPEGSTEYKNVWVQDSMKRYYYWADQMPAKPDYHLSVKDFFQSLLSPQDRFSYIVDTQDSSTYPRSIRNMYGFDYAILQLGNGDVVTVIKLVLNNSPAMNAGLKRGMMIKKINGTLITASNAEQLTSSIPNQTVFELTVGDWQNNTIVNEKNITVYYGYSFEQSVMSKIFEENGKKTGYLYIYDFPDGMTQTLNQKFIEFKAAGVQELILDLRYNYGGSVSSAAALCSLIPSGITANSQFITYKGNKNGGEVKRTFAQQIAYDPNALDFNTLHANALGLNKVYILTSNNTASASEIVINNLKPYLQVTQIGQVTLGKDMAGFAIEDKRKPKKVTWQIHPVIYKVFNANGEGGYSNGISPQIMVNEYIALPLLPLGDSNETLLSSALNKIYSKSAIYKSTSDQNGEVLFESDKPFVDVRR
- a CDS encoding T9SS-dependent choice-of-anchor J family protein, which encodes MKKLILLSILLLSQAIFAQYLVWSNTFDTPASLQGWTFHDLNGNGNKWLQGPNIYYNGTALTYGTSGVLRHSINLVPSGNATGFAAENDWIISPEIDLTGAGGTITLAGYIGRQRSTHTSVSRDIYIFVSTPQKQVPELSDFQQLATDAQNAGGATYRFSASATLPTDLTQFAESLVNISAFAGKKIYIGLWSNRISSGSAPNSQNINIDEISIYSSVLNTKDVKEVKNLTKIMENPVTNSLQLQLNPKLKENTTTVSIYNMAGQKVLMTKYSKTMNVSALSAGIYFAEVSDGNTSEKLKFIKK